A region from the Populus trichocarpa isolate Nisqually-1 chromosome 18, P.trichocarpa_v4.1, whole genome shotgun sequence genome encodes:
- the LOC18107872 gene encoding wall-associated receptor kinase-like 8: protein MAAIQLVLVYFQVMLLLWSFDDPSLIAEAQAMENPEICPSACGNVSIPYPFGMREGCYCDESLEIHCNSSNIPLLSINGTDLVVTDISVGDSTITVNFPIVFANCDGKERNTVVDLGGSPFVFSSDLNNFIASGCDNLALLIQNQSAVGGCMSICDHERSNNYLLSSCSGINCCQTSIPSYLKVYNVTLEGVNDGKGPGKKQPAKKCRHAYLVDGNWMDNRVYGWSGSIMTSYDIRDMDHVPVVLDWGIELRLLETKNTYSTAPFYLTSSLSLSAHNCLTCAGIGVGFGALFLLIGLWQLYKVFKRRRNERLRERYFKRNGGLLLQEQLSSGEVHVEKVKLFASKELDKATDHYNVNRMLGQGGQGTVYKGMLADGKIIAVKKSKILDEGNLRQFINEVVILSQINHRNVVKLLGCCLETEVPLLVYEFIPNGTLSQLLHSPSDELPFTWEMRLRIATEVAGALSYLHSAASIPIYHRDVKSTNILLDDKYRAKVADFGTSKSVTIDQTHVTTLVQGTFGYLDPEYFQSSQFTDKSDVYSFGVVLVELLTGQKAVSFCRSEDEARSLVTYFLMSIEDNRLSGILDPQVKVQGRKEDIMMVAVLAKNCLSMKGKERPAMKEVTMVLEGIRNSHECQKSAKDFIIPQEIDYDANDFMEVPWHLVSVTADSD from the exons atgGCAGCTATTCAGTTAGTACTAGTGTACTTTCAGGtaatgttgttgttgtggtCATTTGATGATCCATCGCTTATTGCAGAAGCACAAGCTATGGAAAACCCTGAAATTTGTCCAAGTGCCTGTGGCAATGTTAGCATTCCATATCCATTTGGAATGAGAGAAGGTTGTTACTGTGACGAAAGCTTAGAAATACATTGCAACTCTAGTAATATTCCCCTACTTTCAATAAACGGCACTGATCTGGTAGTGACAGACATTTCGGTTGGTGACAGCACCATTACGGTCAACTTTCCAATTGTCTTTGCAAACTGTGATGGCAAAGAAAGAAACACCGTTGTTGACTTGGGAGGAAgcccttttgttttctcctcaGATTTGAATAACTTCATTGCAAGTGGCTGTGACAACCTTGCCTTGCTGATTCAGAACCAGTCAGCAGTTGGTGGGTGCATGTCAATCTGTGATCATGAAAGAAGCAATAACTACTTATTGAGTAGTTGCAGCGGCATCAACTGCTGCCAGACTAGCATTCCTTCATATCTCAAGGTTTATAATGTAACCTTGGAAGGGGTAAATGATGGGAAAGGTCCTGGAAAAAAACAGCCGGCGAAGAAATGCAGGCATGCCTATTTAGTTGACGGAAATTGGATGGATAATAGAGTGTATGGTTGGAGTGGAAGCATAATGACCTCTTATGACATTAGAGATATGGACCATGTTCCAGTAGTGCTGGATTGGGGGATAGAATTAAGG TTACTTGAGACTAAGAATACTTATTCAACAGCGCCATTTTACCTAACCAGTTCCCTTTCCCTATCCGCTCATAATTGCTTGACTTGTGCAGGAATTGGAGTGGGATTTGGAGCGTTGTTTTTACTCATTGGTTTGTGGCAGTTGTACAAGGTATTCAAGAGGAGGAGGAATGAAAGACTGAGGGAAAGATACTTTAAAAGGAATGGTGGTTTATTGCTGCAAGAACAACTATCTTCAggtgaagtccatgttgagaaAGTCAAATTGTTTGCATCCAAAGAATTAGACAAGGCCACAGATCACTACAACGTGAATAGAATGCTTGGCCAGGGAGGTCAAGGTACAGTTTACAAAGGGATGTTGGCTGATGGAAAAATCATCGCTGTTAAGAAATCCAAAATTCTTGATGAAGGGAATCTCAGACAATTTATCAATGAGGTGGTCATTCTGTCACAAATTAACCATAGAAATGTGGTTAAACTTTTGGGCTGTTGCTTGGAGACTGAAGTTCCATTGTTGGTCTATGAATTCATTCCTAATGGGACACTTTCCCAGCTTCTCCACTCCCCAAGTGACGAACTCCCATTTACTTGGGAAATGCGCTTAAGGATTGCAACAGAGGTAGCAGGGGCACTCTCCTACCTACACTCAGCAGCTTCCATCCCCATTTATCACAGAGACGTCAAGTCTACGAACATACTGCTTGATGACAAGTACAGGGCAAAAGTAGCAGATTTTGGGACTTCAAAGTCCGTAACCATCGACCAGACTCATGTCACAACTCTAGTACAAGGCACCTTTGGATACTTGGATCCAGAGTACTTTCAATCAAGCCAGTTCACAGACAAAAGTGATGTGTATAGCTTCGGTGTAGTCCTCGTCGAGCTACTCACTGGACAAAAGGCAGTGTCCTTTTGCAGATCGGAGGATGAAGCCAGAAGTTTAGTGACATATTTCCTTATGTCCATAGAGGACAACCGTCTGTCAGGAATTCTTGATCCTCAAGTTAAAGTTCAAGGCAGGAAGGAGGATATAATGATGGTTGCTGTCTTGGCTAAGAACTGCTTGAgcatgaaaggaaaagaaaggccTGCAATGAAAGAAGTTACCATGGTGTTGGAGGGCATCAGAAACTCACATGAGTGTCAAAAATCAGCGAAGGATTTTATCATTCCGCAAGAGATCGATTATGATGCAAACGATTTCATGGAGGTACCTTGGCACCTAGTTTCTGTCACAGCAGATTCTGATTGA